The following proteins come from a genomic window of Coffea arabica cultivar ET-39 chromosome 11c, Coffea Arabica ET-39 HiFi, whole genome shotgun sequence:
- the LOC140016677 gene encoding lysM domain receptor-like kinase 3, which translates to MASGTRKCGYLVFLLPLCVLFMGTSAYPTQISRIYPFACSNSIKTCNSYLYQHNGFKKEQIASYYSVNTSQIRPITDNNRNDYLVTVPCSCKDVNGTDGYFYDTDYTLQRNDTFANVSNQIYSGQAWKVGGEENYPAGLNATMHLLCGCVESDSQIVVTYTVQPHDTLSSIADLLASDVDGIQSLNTYLAANPSYLDIGWLLYVPMEKSGVSPKKKDSQKKREWKIAVSILAVVTMLSVCTLLVILLRRKRPQRNSREDPKMFSKSITSNKSYSLHKHFQSKGNSEDITAIESEKPVVYTLEEIAEATGNFDESRKIGEGGYGSVYLGIMGKQEVAVKKMRSSKSKEFLAELKVLCKIHHINAVELLGYASGDDHLYLVYEYIPNGSLSEHLHDPLLKGHQPLSWTARTQIALDAARGIEYIHDHTKARYVHRDIKTSNILLDETLRAKVADFGLVKLVGRTNEDELMATRLVGTPGYLPPESVKELQVTTKTDVFAFGVVLAELITGKRALFRDNMEPQKMKSLITILNSAFEDEDPESALESIVDGNLRGSYPMEDVYKMAEISQWCLSGDAINRPEMREVVVALSQIRASSVEWEASLGGNSQVFSGVFNGR; encoded by the exons ATGGCTTCTGGCACCAGGAAATGTGGTTACCTTGTTTTTCTCCTCCCTCTCTGCGTGCTGTTTATGGGAACTTCTGCATACCCAACTCAGATTAGTCGTATATATCCTTTTGCCTGCTCTAACAGCATCAAGACGTGCAATTCTTACCTTTACCAGCACAATGGCTTTAAAAAAGAGCAGATCGCTTCTTATTACTCGGTGAATACGTCACAAATCAGGCCGATCACTGACAACAACAGAAATGACTACCTTGTAACTGTACCCTGTTCTTGCAAAGATGTTAATGGCACTGATGGGTACTTCTATGATACTGACTATACTTTGCAAAGAAACGACACCTTTGCAAATGTCTCTAATCAGATTTATAGTGGGCAGGCTTGGAAAGTTGGCGGAGAAGAAAACTACCCTGCAGGACTGAATGCCACCATGCATCTCTTGTGTGGATGTGTAGAAAGTGACTCTCAGATTGTGGTAACTTATACAGTCCAACCTCATGATACCTTATCAAGTATTGCAGATTTACTTGCTTCAGATGTCGATGGCATACAGAGCTTGAATACATATCTGGCAGCAAATCCATCATATCTTGATATCGGTTGGTTGTTGTACGTGCCCATGGAGAAAAGTGGGGTTTCTCCCAAAAAGAAAG ATTCCCAAAAGAAGCGCGAGTGGAAAATAGCGGTTAGCATACTGGCCGTTGTGACAATGCTCTCAGTATGCACGTTGCTTGTAATCCTTCTGAGGAGGAAGAGACCCCAGAGAAACAGTCGGGAGGATCCTAAAATGTTCTCTAAATCTATAACTAGCAATAAATCTTATTCGTTACATAAGCATTTCCAGAGCAAAGGAAACTCGGAAG ATATCACAGCTATTGAATCCGAGAAGCCAGTTGTATACACTCTAGAGGAGATTGCAGAGGCTACTGGAAACTTTGATGAATCCAGAAAAATTGGGGAGGGTGGATACGGGAGTGTATATCTTGGGATAATGGGAAAGCAG GAAGTTGCAGTAAAGAAGATGAGATCAAGTAAGTCCAAAGAATTCCTGGCAGAGCTCAAAGTTCTATGCAAGATACACCATATAAATGCG GTGGAGCTGTTGGGGTATGCCAGCGGAGATGACCACCTCTACTTAGTTTATGAATACATCCCAAACGGTTCTCTCAGTGAACATCTTCATGATCCATTATTGAAAG GTCATCAGCCTCTCTCTTGGACTGCAAGAACACAGATTGCACTTGATGCTGCAAGGGGTATTGAATATATCCATGATCATACCAAAGCCAGATATGTGCACCGTGATATAAAGACCAGCAACATTCTACTTGATGAAACGCTCAGAGCAAAG GTTGCTGATTTTGGATTGGTGAAGCTTGTTGGCAGAACTAATGAAGATGAGTTGATGGCAACCCGCCTGGTTGGAACTCCAGGATACCTTCCCCCAGA GTCAGTGAAAGAGCTACAGGTGACGACTAAAACAGATGTTTTTGCATTTGGAGTTGTTCTGGCAGAGCTAATAACTGGTAAACGTGCACTTTTCCGTGATAATATGGAGCCTCAGAAGATGAAGTCTCTCATAACCATT CTTAACAGCGCTTTTGAAGATGAAGATCCAGAGAGTGCCCTGGAATCCATAGTTGATGGTAATCTAAGAGGCAGCTACCCTATGGAAGATGTATACAAG ATGGCAGAAATTTCGCAATGGTGTCTAAGTGGAGATGCTATTAACAGGCCGGAGATGCGAGAGGTGGTAGTGGCACTCTCACAGATTAGAGCTTCATCAGTCGAATGGGAAGCATCACTTGGGGGAAACAGTCAGGTTTTCAGTGGAGTGTTCAACGGGCGATGA
- the LOC140016787 gene encoding AP-1 complex subunit mu-2: MAGAASALFLLDIKGRVLVWRDYRGDVSAAQAERCFTKLIEKEGDPQSQDPVVYDDGVTYMYIQHNNVYLMTASRQNCNAASLLLFLHRVVDVFKHYFEELEEESLRDNFVVVYELLDEIMDFGYPQYTEAKILSEFIKTDAYRMEVTQRPPMAVTNAVSWRSEGIRYKKNEVFLDVVESVNILVNSNGQIVRSDVVGALKMRTYLSGMPECKLGLNDRVLLEAQGRATKGKAIDLDDIKFHQCVRLARFENDRTISFIPPDGSFDLMTYRLSTQVKPLIWVEAQVERHSRSRMEMTVKARSQFKERSTATNVEIELPVPSDATNPNIRTSMGSSTYAPENDALVWKIKSFPGGKEYMLRAEFTLPSITAEEPLPERKAPIRVKFEIPYFTVSGIQVRYLKIIEKSGYQALPWVRYITMAGEYELRLI, encoded by the exons atggcGGGGGCAGCGTCGGCGCTGTTCCTACTAGACATTAAAGGCCGGGTTCTTGTGTGGCGGGACTACCGTGGCGACGTCTCCGCCGCCCAAGCTGAACGCTGCTTCACCAAGCTCATCGAAAAAGAG GGTGACCCACAGTCTCAAGATCCTGTTGTTTATGATGATGGTGTGACCTATATGTATATACAGCACAACAATGTGTATCTGATGACCGCTTCACGGCAGAATTGTAATGCTGCCAGCCTTCTTCTGTTTCTACATCGTGTAGTTGAT GTATTTAAGCATTATTTTGAGGAGTTAGAAGAGGAATCACTTAGAGATAATTTTGTTGTGGTG TATGAGTTACTTGATGAAATAATGGACTTTGGTTATCCTCAATATACTGAAGCAAAGATTCTCAGTGAGTTTATAAAGACCGATGCCTACAGAATGGAAGTTACTCAGAGACCTCCCATGGCAGTAACAAACGCAGTTTCTTGGCGCAGCGAAGGGATAAGATATAAGAAGAATGAG GTATTTTTAGATGTTGTGGAAAGTGTTAATATACTAGTTAACAGCAACGGACAAATAGTTAGGTCAGATGTTGTTGGGGCATTAAAGATGCGCACTTATTTGAG TGGTATGCCAGAGTGCAAGCTTGGACTGAATGATAGAGTATTGCTGGAGGCGCAAGGAAGAGCTACCAAGGGAAAAGCTATTGATCTAGACGACATAAAGTTCCATCA GTGTGTGCGTTTGGCCCGATTTGAAAATGACCGGACCATATCCTTTATACCGCCTGATGGGTCGTTTGATCTCATGACATACAGACTCAGCACTCAG GTCAAGCCTCTCATATGGGTAGAAGCTCAAGTTGAGCGACATTCTAGAAGCCGTATGGAAATGACAGTAAAAGCTCGAAGCCAATTTAAGGAGCGTAG CACTGCTACCAATGTTGAGATTGAGTTGCCTGTGCCATCTGATGCTACTAATCCAAATATTCGGACATCAATGGGATCGTCAACTTATGCACCTGAAAATGATGCATTGGTCTGGAAAATAAAATCTTTTCCAGGTGGTAAG GAATACATGTTGAGAGCGGAGTTTACTCTCCCTAGCATAACAGCTGAAGAGCCATTGCCTGAGAGAAAAGCTCCAATTCGTGTCAAATTTGAGATTCCCTATTTTACCGTCTCAGGAATACAG GTTCGTTATTTGAAGATTATTGAAAAAAGTGGCTACCAGGCTCTTCCATGGGTAAGATACATTACAATGGCTGGTGAATATGAACTAAGACTGATATGA